In the Pseudomonas orientalis genome, one interval contains:
- the sfsA gene encoding DNA/RNA nuclease SfsA, protein MRFHPPLEEGRLIRRYKRFLTDIETVTGELLTIHCPNTGSMLNCMVEGGQVWFSRSNDPKRKLPGTWEIAETPQGRLACVNTARANQLVEEALLAGVITELNGFTALKREVPYGQEKSRIDFRLEYPQGAAFVEVKSVTLGFDGSSVAAFPDAVTQRGAKHLRELAYLAREGVRAVQLYCVNLSGIDAVRPAVEIDAGYAAALREAKAAGVEVLAYGVRVTPEEIYVERPLKVLLGD, encoded by the coding sequence ATGCGCTTTCATCCTCCCCTCGAAGAAGGGCGGCTGATCCGCCGCTACAAGCGCTTTCTCACCGATATCGAAACCGTTACCGGCGAGTTGCTCACCATTCACTGCCCTAACACCGGTTCGATGCTTAATTGCATGGTCGAAGGCGGCCAGGTCTGGTTCAGCCGTTCCAACGACCCCAAGCGCAAGCTGCCAGGCACCTGGGAAATTGCTGAAACGCCCCAGGGCCGGCTGGCATGCGTGAATACGGCACGCGCCAATCAGTTGGTCGAGGAGGCATTGCTTGCAGGCGTCATCACTGAGCTCAATGGTTTCACTGCGTTGAAGCGAGAGGTCCCTTACGGTCAGGAAAAAAGCCGGATCGACTTTCGCCTGGAGTACCCGCAGGGGGCCGCGTTTGTGGAGGTCAAAAGTGTCACGTTGGGCTTTGATGGCAGCTCAGTGGCGGCGTTCCCTGATGCTGTGACCCAGCGCGGCGCCAAGCACTTGCGGGAGCTGGCTTACCTGGCGCGTGAAGGTGTGCGGGCGGTGCAGTTGTATTGCGTCAATCTCTCGGGGATCGATGCGGTGCGCCCGGCGGTGGAAATAGATGCGGGTTACGCCGCAGCGTTGCGCGAGGCCAAGGCGGCTGGGGTCGAGGTGCTGGCGTATGGTGTGCGTGTCACGCCTGAAGAGATCTACGTCGAGCGCCCGTTGAAGGTGCTGTTGGGTGACTAG
- the dksA gene encoding RNA polymerase-binding protein DksA, translating into MSTLEKQSISGFEPYVEKKGEEYMGEPMRLHFTKILNKWKQDLMQEVDRTVDHMKDEAANFPDPADRASQEEEFALELRARDRERKLIKKIDKTLQLIKDEEYGWCESCGVEIGIRRLEARPTADLCVDCKTLAEIKEKQVGK; encoded by the coding sequence ATGTCCACCCTAGAAAAGCAAAGCATCAGCGGCTTCGAACCTTACGTAGAGAAGAAAGGTGAGGAGTACATGGGCGAGCCCATGCGCTTGCACTTCACCAAGATCCTGAACAAGTGGAAACAGGACTTGATGCAGGAGGTTGATCGTACCGTCGACCACATGAAGGACGAAGCAGCCAACTTCCCTGACCCGGCCGACCGTGCCAGCCAGGAAGAAGAGTTCGCCCTCGAACTGCGCGCACGCGATCGTGAGCGCAAGTTGATCAAGAAGATCGACAAGACCCTGCAACTGATCAAAGACGAAGAATACGGCTGGTGCGAATCCTGCGGCGTCGAAATCGGTATTCGCCGCCTGGAAGCCCGCCCGACAGCGGACCTCTGCGTAGACTGCAAGACCTTGGCCGAAATCAAGGAAAAACAGGTCGGCAAGTAA
- a CDS encoding Rieske (2Fe-2S) protein: MKFLCPSQALAPDSSLGFDIDGCKLLAVRRDGVAYFYLNRCPHRGIPLEWQPHRFLDSSASLIQCATHGALFLIESGECIAGPCEGQSLTALPGREDEQGLWVEL; encoded by the coding sequence ATGAAGTTTCTCTGCCCCTCCCAGGCCCTTGCACCCGACAGCAGCCTCGGTTTTGATATCGACGGCTGCAAACTGTTGGCCGTGAGGCGCGATGGGGTCGCCTACTTCTATCTCAACCGTTGCCCCCATCGCGGCATCCCGCTGGAATGGCAACCGCACCGCTTCCTCGATTCAAGCGCCAGCCTGATTCAATGCGCCACCCATGGGGCGCTGTTCCTGATCGAAAGCGGCGAATGCATCGCCGGCCCCTGCGAAGGGCAGAGTCTCACCGCCCTGCCCGGCCGCGAAGACGAACAGGGCCTGTGGGTGGAACTCTAG
- a CDS encoding sigma-54-dependent transcriptional regulator, with protein MPHILIVEDETIIRSALRRLLERNQYQVSEAGSVQEAQERFSIPTFDLIVSDLRLPGAPGTELIKLGQGTPVLIMTSYASLRSAVDSMKMGAVDYIAKPFDHDEMLQAVARILRDRQSASSAPVEPRAAGKAAEKPGVDNSNGEIGIIGSCPPMQDLYSKIRKVAPTDSNVLIQGESGTGKELVARALHNLSKRAKAPMISVNCAAIPESLIESELFGHEKGAFTGASAGRAGLVEAADGGTLFLDEIGELPLEAQARLLRVLQEGEIRRVGSVQSQKVDVRLIAATHRDLKSLAKIGQFREDLYYRLHVIALKLPALRERGADVNEIAQAFLLRQSARINRTDLKFAPDAEQAIRHYSWPGNVRELENAVERAVILSESPEISAELLGIDIELSDLDDDDFIGLAPQQGAGSNTSHEPTEDLSLEDYFQHFVLEHQDHMTETELARKLGVSRKCLWERRQRLGIPRRKTGVASES; from the coding sequence ATGCCGCACATTTTGATCGTCGAAGACGAAACCATTATCCGCTCTGCCTTGCGTCGCCTGCTTGAACGCAATCAGTACCAGGTCAGCGAAGCCGGCTCGGTACAGGAAGCCCAGGAGCGGTTCAGCATTCCCACGTTCGACCTGATCGTCAGCGACCTGCGTCTGCCCGGCGCGCCGGGTACCGAATTGATCAAGCTGGGCCAGGGCACGCCGGTGCTGATCATGACCAGCTACGCCAGCCTGCGCTCGGCGGTGGACTCGATGAAGATGGGCGCGGTGGACTACATCGCCAAACCTTTTGATCACGACGAGATGCTTCAGGCGGTGGCCCGCATCCTGCGTGACCGCCAGTCGGCCAGCAGTGCGCCGGTCGAACCACGTGCGGCGGGAAAAGCTGCCGAGAAACCGGGGGTCGATAACAGCAATGGCGAGATCGGCATCATTGGCTCCTGCCCGCCGATGCAGGACCTTTACAGCAAGATCCGCAAAGTGGCGCCGACCGACTCCAATGTCTTGATCCAGGGCGAGTCAGGCACCGGCAAGGAGCTGGTGGCCCGCGCCCTGCATAACCTGTCCAAACGTGCCAAGGCACCGATGATCTCGGTGAACTGCGCGGCGATCCCCGAATCCTTGATCGAGTCCGAATTGTTCGGCCACGAAAAAGGCGCGTTCACCGGTGCCAGCGCCGGGCGCGCGGGCCTGGTTGAAGCCGCCGACGGCGGCACGCTGTTCCTCGACGAGATCGGCGAGCTGCCCCTGGAAGCACAGGCGCGCTTGTTGCGCGTGTTGCAGGAAGGCGAGATTCGCCGGGTCGGTTCGGTGCAATCGCAAAAGGTCGATGTGCGCCTGATCGCCGCGACGCACCGTGATCTCAAGAGCCTGGCCAAGATCGGCCAGTTCCGCGAAGACTTGTATTACCGCTTGCACGTGATTGCGCTCAAGCTGCCGGCATTGCGTGAGCGTGGCGCCGACGTCAACGAGATCGCCCAGGCGTTCCTGCTGCGCCAGAGCGCGCGCATCAACCGTACCGACCTGAAATTTGCGCCGGACGCGGAGCAGGCCATCCGGCATTACTCATGGCCGGGCAACGTGCGCGAACTGGAAAACGCCGTCGAGCGTGCGGTCATCCTGTCGGAAAGCCCGGAAATATCCGCCGAGCTGCTGGGCATCGATATCGAACTCAGCGATTTGGACGACGATGACTTCATTGGCCTGGCGCCGCAACAGGGCGCAGGTAGCAACACCAGCCATGAGCCGACGGAAGATTTGTCCCTGGAAGATTACTTCCAGCATTTCGTCCTCGAGCACCAGGACCACATGACCGAGACCGAGTTGGCCCGCAAGCTGGGCGTGAGCCGCAAGTGCCTGTGGGAACGTCGCCAGCGCCTGGGCATTCCACGGCGCAAGACCGGCGTCGCCAGCGAAAGTTGA
- the panB gene encoding 3-methyl-2-oxobutanoate hydroxymethyltransferase translates to MPDITLTTLQSLKLRGEKITMLTCYDATFAHASCQAGVEVLLVGDSLGMVLQGNDSTLPVTTDELAYHTASVKRGNDGAFIIADLPFMGYATLEQTFQNAGKLMQAGAHMIKVEGAVWLAESIRLLAERGVPVCAHMGLTPQSVNLLGGYKVQGRNEAQARQMRADAIALEQAGAAMILLECVPSELAAEITQAVKVPVIGIGAGAATDGQVLVLHDMLGLSISGHVPKFVKNFMAGQPSIHAALSAYVSEVKAVTFPGTEHGFSA, encoded by the coding sequence ATGCCAGACATTACCCTGACCACCTTGCAGAGCCTCAAGCTCAGAGGTGAAAAAATCACCATGCTGACCTGCTATGACGCCACCTTCGCCCACGCCAGTTGCCAGGCCGGAGTCGAGGTGTTGCTGGTAGGCGACTCACTGGGCATGGTGCTTCAAGGGAATGACAGCACGCTGCCCGTCACCACCGATGAACTCGCCTACCACACCGCCAGCGTCAAGCGTGGCAATGACGGTGCGTTTATCATCGCCGACCTGCCATTCATGGGCTATGCCACCCTCGAACAGACCTTCCAGAACGCAGGCAAACTGATGCAGGCGGGTGCGCACATGATCAAGGTCGAAGGCGCCGTATGGCTCGCCGAGTCGATCCGACTGCTGGCTGAGCGCGGCGTGCCGGTATGCGCGCACATGGGCCTGACGCCGCAGTCGGTCAATCTGCTCGGCGGCTACAAGGTACAGGGCCGCAATGAAGCCCAGGCGCGCCAGATGCGTGCCGATGCCATTGCCCTGGAACAAGCCGGCGCCGCAATGATTCTGCTGGAGTGCGTGCCCAGTGAACTGGCCGCCGAAATCACCCAGGCCGTCAAGGTACCGGTGATCGGCATCGGTGCCGGCGCCGCCACCGATGGCCAGGTGCTGGTGCTGCACGACATGCTCGGCCTGTCGATCAGCGGCCACGTACCCAAGTTCGTGAAGAACTTCATGGCCGGCCAGCCCAGTATTCACGCCGCACTGAGCGCTTACGTCAGCGAAGTCAAAGCCGTGACCTTCCCCGGCACCGAACATGGGTTTTCTGCATGA
- a CDS encoding sensor histidine kinase, with product MPMSFSLTQMLLISAAYLAALFGVAWISERGMIPRAIIRHPLTYTLSLGVYASAWAFYGTVGLAYQYGYGFLSSYLGVSGAFLLAPVLLYPILKITRTYQLSSLADLFAFRFRSTWAGALTTIFMLIGVLPLLALQIQAVADSISILTREPVQHRVALAFCALISLFTIFFGSRHIATREKHQGLVFAIAFESVIKLIAIGGVGLYALYGVFDGPQQLELWLLQNQTALAALHTPLQEGPWRTLLLVFFASAIVMPHMYHMTFTENLNPRSLVSASWGLPLFLLLMSLAVPLILWAGLKLGATTNPEYFTLGIGIAANSPALALLAYVGGLSAASGLIIVTTLALSGMALNHLVLPLYQPPAEGNIYRWLKWTRRALIVAIIMAGYAFYLLLGAGQDLANLGIVAFVATLQFLPGVLSVLYWPTANRRGFIAGLLAGILVWLVTMLLPLVGNLQGFYIPLLNMIYVLDDTSWHMAAIASLAANVLMFTLISLFTNASPEETSAAEACAVDNVRRPQRRELHAASPQEFATQLAKPLGAKAAQKEVEQALRDLYLPFDERRPYALRRLRDRIEANLSGLMGPSVSQDMVETFLPYKAGGENYVTEDIHFIESRLEDYHSRLTGLAAELDALRRYHRQTLQELPMGVCSLAKDQEILMWNKAMEELTGIAAQRVVGSRLNTLGDPWKELLQGFINLPDEHLHKQHLALDGQTRWLNLHKAAIDEPLAPGNSGLVLLVEDLTDTQMLEDKLVHSERLASIGRLAAGVAHEIGNPITGIACLAQNLREEREEDGEITEISGQILEQTKRVSRIVQSLMSFAHSGAHQNQDEAVCLAEVAQDAIGLLALNRRNFEVQFFNLCDPDHWVDGDSQRLAQVLINLLSNARDASPPHSAVRVKSEAFEHTVDLIVEDEGSGIPQNIMDRLFEPFFTTKDPGEGTGLGLALVYSIVEEHYGQITIDSPADTESQRGTRIRVTLPRHVEATSAVN from the coding sequence ATGCCGATGAGCTTTAGCCTCACCCAGATGCTGCTGATCAGCGCCGCCTACCTGGCGGCGTTGTTCGGCGTCGCCTGGATCAGTGAGCGCGGAATGATTCCGCGGGCGATCATTCGCCACCCGTTGACCTACACCTTGTCCCTGGGCGTGTACGCCAGCGCCTGGGCGTTCTACGGCACCGTCGGCCTGGCCTATCAATACGGCTATGGTTTCCTCTCCAGCTATCTCGGGGTGTCCGGCGCGTTCCTGCTGGCGCCGGTGCTGCTGTACCCGATCCTGAAAATCACCCGCACCTATCAGTTGTCTTCCCTGGCAGACCTGTTTGCCTTTCGCTTTCGCAGCACCTGGGCCGGCGCGCTCACCACGATTTTCATGTTGATCGGCGTGCTGCCGTTGCTGGCCCTGCAGATCCAGGCGGTGGCCGACTCCATCAGCATCCTGACCCGCGAGCCCGTGCAACATCGCGTTGCCCTGGCCTTCTGCGCCTTGATCAGCCTGTTCACGATTTTCTTCGGCTCACGCCATATCGCCACTCGCGAAAAACACCAGGGCCTGGTGTTTGCGATTGCCTTCGAGTCGGTCATCAAGTTGATTGCCATCGGCGGTGTCGGCCTTTATGCGCTCTACGGCGTGTTCGACGGCCCGCAACAGTTGGAGCTGTGGCTGCTGCAAAACCAGACCGCCCTTGCCGCCCTGCACACGCCTTTGCAGGAAGGCCCCTGGCGAACGCTGCTGCTGGTGTTCTTCGCATCGGCAATCGTGATGCCGCACATGTACCACATGACCTTCACCGAAAACCTCAACCCACGCTCGCTGGTCAGCGCCAGTTGGGGGTTGCCGCTGTTCCTGCTGTTGATGAGCCTGGCGGTGCCGCTGATTCTCTGGGCCGGCCTGAAACTGGGGGCCACCACCAATCCCGAGTATTTCACCCTGGGCATCGGTATCGCGGCCAACAGTCCGGCGCTGGCGCTGCTGGCGTATGTCGGCGGTTTGTCCGCGGCCAGCGGCTTGATCATCGTCACCACCCTGGCACTTTCCGGGATGGCGCTTAACCATCTGGTGCTGCCGCTGTACCAGCCACCGGCCGAAGGCAATATCTACCGCTGGTTGAAGTGGACGCGTCGCGCGTTGATCGTCGCGATCATCATGGCCGGCTACGCCTTCTATCTGCTGCTGGGCGCCGGACAGGACTTGGCCAACCTCGGCATCGTGGCCTTTGTCGCCACCTTGCAGTTCCTGCCGGGCGTGCTGTCGGTGCTGTATTGGCCCACCGCCAACCGCCGTGGCTTCATCGCCGGCTTGCTGGCGGGCATCCTGGTGTGGCTGGTCACCATGTTGCTCCCGCTGGTCGGCAACCTGCAGGGCTTCTACATCCCCTTGCTGAACATGATTTACGTGCTGGACGACACCAGCTGGCACATGGCGGCGATCGCCTCGCTGGCTGCCAACGTGCTGATGTTCACCCTGATCTCGCTGTTCACCAACGCCAGTCCCGAAGAAACCAGCGCCGCCGAAGCCTGTGCGGTGGACAACGTGCGCCGCCCGCAACGCCGCGAGCTGCATGCGGCCTCGCCCCAGGAGTTCGCCACGCAACTGGCCAAGCCGCTGGGTGCCAAGGCCGCGCAAAAGGAAGTCGAGCAAGCCTTGCGCGATTTGTACCTGCCGTTCGACGAGCGCCGCCCCTATGCCCTGCGGCGTTTGCGTGACCGTATCGAAGCCAACCTGTCCGGACTGATGGGCCCCAGCGTGTCCCAGGACATGGTGGAAACCTTCCTGCCCTACAAGGCGGGCGGCGAGAACTATGTGACCGAAGACATCCACTTCATCGAAAGCCGGCTCGAGGACTACCACTCGCGCCTCACCGGCCTGGCCGCCGAGCTCGATGCCCTGCGCCGCTATCACCGCCAGACCCTGCAGGAACTGCCGATGGGCGTGTGCTCCCTGGCCAAGGATCAGGAAATCCTGATGTGGAACAAGGCCATGGAAGAGCTGACCGGCATTGCCGCGCAACGCGTGGTCGGCTCTCGCTTGAATACCCTGGGCGATCCCTGGAAAGAACTGCTGCAAGGCTTTATCAACCTGCCCGACGAGCATTTGCACAAGCAGCACCTGGCCCTCGACGGCCAGACCCGCTGGCTGAACCTGCACAAGGCCGCCATTGACGAGCCGCTGGCCCCCGGCAACAGCGGCCTGGTGTTACTGGTCGAAGACCTCACCGACACCCAGATGCTCGAAGACAAGCTGGTGCACTCCGAGCGCCTGGCCAGCATCGGTCGCCTGGCCGCCGGCGTGGCGCACGAGATCGGCAACCCGATCACCGGCATCGCCTGCCTGGCGCAGAACCTGCGCGAAGAACGCGAGGAAGACGGCGAAATCACCGAGATCAGCGGGCAGATCCTCGAGCAGACCAAGCGCGTGTCGCGCATCGTGCAGTCGTTGATGAGCTTCGCCCACTCCGGCGCCCACCAGAATCAGGACGAAGCGGTGTGCCTGGCCGAAGTGGCGCAGGATGCCATTGGGCTGCTGGCCTTGAACCGGCGCAATTTCGAAGTACAGTTCTTTAACCTGTGCGATCCGGACCATTGGGTCGATGGCGACTCGCAACGCCTGGCCCAGGTGCTGATCAACCTGCTGTCCAACGCCCGCGACGCGTCCCCGCCGCACAGTGCGGTACGTGTCAAGAGCGAGGCTTTCGAGCACACGGTCGACCTGATCGTGGAAGACGAAGGCAGCGGCATTCCACAGAACATCATGGACCGATTGTTCGAACCTTTCTTCACCACCAAGGACCCGGGTGAAGGCACCGGTCTGGGCCTTGCACTGGTCTATTCCATCGTTGAAGAGCATTATGGACAAATCACCATCGACAGCCCGGCTGACACCGAAAGCCAACGCGGCACCCGGATTCGGGTGACCTTGCCGCGTCATGTCGAAGCGACGTCCGCTGTGAACTGA
- a CDS encoding pyridoxal phosphate-dependent aminotransferase — protein MAQPYSARSRAIEPFHVMALLARANELQSAGRDVIHLEIGEPDFTTAEPIIQAGQAALANGKTRYTAARGLPELRDAISGFYQQRYGLNIDAQRILITPGGSGALLLASSLLVDPGKHWLLADPGYPCNRHFLRLVEGAAQLVPVGPDVRYQLTAGLVAEHWNQDSVGALVASPANPTGTMLTRDELAGLSSAIKARDGHLVVDEIYHGLTYGADAASVLEVDDDAFVLNSFSKYFGMTGWRLGWLVAPPEAVGELEKLAQNLYISAPSMAQHAALACFTAQTLSILEERRAEFGRRRDFLLPALRELGFGIAVEPEGAFYLYADISAFGGDAFAFCRHFLETEYVAFTPGLDFGRYQAGHHVRFAYTQNLDRLQEAVERIARGLRSWQG, from the coding sequence ATGGCTCAGCCCTACAGTGCGCGCAGTCGCGCCATCGAACCTTTTCATGTCATGGCGTTACTGGCGCGGGCCAATGAGCTGCAATCAGCCGGCCGCGACGTGATCCATCTGGAAATCGGCGAGCCGGATTTCACTACCGCCGAGCCGATTATCCAGGCTGGTCAAGCGGCCCTGGCCAACGGCAAGACGCGCTACACCGCCGCCCGTGGGCTGCCCGAGTTGCGGGACGCGATCAGTGGTTTCTATCAGCAACGCTATGGGTTGAACATTGATGCGCAACGCATTCTGATCACGCCCGGTGGCTCCGGCGCGCTGTTACTGGCCAGCAGCCTGCTGGTGGATCCGGGCAAGCACTGGCTGTTGGCGGATCCAGGCTACCCCTGCAACCGGCATTTTTTGCGCCTGGTGGAGGGCGCGGCGCAGTTGGTGCCGGTGGGACCGGACGTACGCTATCAATTGACTGCCGGTCTGGTGGCTGAACACTGGAACCAGGACAGCGTGGGCGCCTTGGTTGCCTCGCCGGCCAATCCCACCGGGACGATGCTCACTCGCGACGAGCTGGCCGGGCTGTCGAGTGCCATCAAGGCGCGTGACGGTCACTTGGTGGTGGACGAGATCTATCATGGCCTTACCTACGGCGCAGACGCCGCGAGCGTGCTGGAAGTCGATGACGATGCTTTCGTCCTGAATAGTTTTTCGAAGTATTTCGGCATGACCGGCTGGCGCCTGGGCTGGCTGGTGGCACCCCCGGAAGCGGTGGGTGAACTGGAGAAGTTGGCGCAGAACCTCTACATCAGCGCGCCGAGCATGGCCCAGCATGCGGCCCTGGCCTGTTTCACTGCGCAAACCCTGAGCATTCTGGAGGAGCGCCGCGCTGAATTTGGCCGACGCCGTGACTTCCTGCTGCCGGCCCTGCGCGAGTTGGGGTTCGGGATCGCCGTGGAGCCGGAAGGGGCGTTCTATCTGTATGCGGATATCAGCGCGTTCGGCGGTGATGCCTTCGCGTTCTGTCGGCATTTCCTGGAAACAGAATATGTGGCCTTCACCCCGGGGCTGGATTTCGGGCGTTACCAAGCGGGTCATCACGTGCGGTTTGCCTACACGCAAAACCTTGATCGGCTACAAGAGGCAGTGGAACGGATTGCCCGTGGCTTGCGGAGCTGGCAAGGCTGA
- the folK gene encoding 2-amino-4-hydroxy-6-hydroxymethyldihydropteridine diphosphokinase, with translation MERIYIGMGSNLAAPQQQLRSAIDALAQLPGTTLAGVSAFYQSDSLLPGQPRYTNAVAALDCDLAPLDLLDALQAIENDQGRQRVERWGPRTLDLDILLFGDRLIDEPRLKVPHYQMHLRAFVLYPLAELAPANLQLPDGKSLSGLLEACPFVGLERLPL, from the coding sequence GTGGAACGTATCTACATCGGCATGGGCAGCAACCTCGCTGCCCCGCAACAGCAATTGCGCAGCGCTATCGACGCCTTGGCGCAATTGCCCGGCACCACCCTCGCCGGTGTATCCGCCTTTTATCAAAGTGACTCCCTGCTCCCGGGCCAACCGCGCTACACCAACGCGGTGGCGGCCCTGGACTGCGACCTTGCGCCGCTGGACCTGCTCGATGCACTGCAGGCCATCGAAAACGATCAGGGCCGCCAACGCGTCGAACGCTGGGGCCCTCGCACGCTGGACCTGGATATCCTGCTGTTCGGTGACCGCCTGATCGACGAGCCACGCCTCAAGGTGCCGCATTACCAGATGCACCTGCGGGCGTTCGTGCTTTATCCGCTGGCCGAGCTGGCGCCTGCGAACCTGCAACTGCCTGACGGGAAAAGCCTCAGCGGCCTGCTTGAAGCCTGCCCATTCGTCGGCCTGGAACGCTTACCTCTGTAG
- a CDS encoding polynucleotide adenylyltransferase PcnB has product MLKKLFQSFRSPLRRTQHIRSTPEVLNSSQHSLQRAQFSRYAVNIVERLQNAGYQAYLVGGCVRDMLLNITPKDFDVATSATPEQVRAEFRNARIIGRRFKLVHIHFGREIIEVATFRAGHPQNDEEEDTNQSSRNESGRILRDNVYGTLEEDAQRRDFTINALYYDPVSERILDYANGVHDIRNNLIRLIGDPTQRYQEDPVRMLRAVRFAAKLNFGIEKHTAAPIRELAPMLREIPSARLFEEVLKLFLSGYAADTFEMLVDLQLFDPLFPASAEALEYNPTYTHTLISEALVNTDLRIKQNKPVTPAFLFAALLWPALPKRVLRLQDRGMPPIPAMQEAAHELISEQCQRIAIPKRFTLPIREIWDMQERLPRRSGKRADLLLENPRFRAGYDFLLLRESAGEQTDGLGEWWTDYQDANDSQRREMIRELGSKGDGTGEGPKKRRRSSSKRKRSAADASGATGE; this is encoded by the coding sequence ATGCTGAAGAAGTTGTTCCAGTCATTCCGTTCTCCCTTGCGTCGTACGCAACACATTCGCAGCACGCCTGAAGTGCTTAACAGCAGTCAGCATTCATTGCAGCGCGCTCAATTCAGCCGTTACGCCGTGAACATCGTCGAACGTTTGCAGAACGCCGGTTACCAGGCCTACCTGGTGGGCGGCTGCGTACGCGACATGCTGCTCAATATCACGCCGAAGGATTTCGACGTCGCCACCAGCGCCACACCTGAACAGGTGCGTGCCGAATTTCGCAATGCGCGGATCATCGGACGCCGCTTCAAGCTGGTGCACATCCACTTCGGTCGAGAAATCATCGAGGTCGCGACGTTCCGCGCCGGTCACCCGCAAAACGATGAAGAGGAAGACACCAACCAGTCTTCCCGCAACGAGAGCGGACGCATCCTGCGCGACAACGTCTACGGCACCCTGGAAGAAGACGCGCAACGCCGCGACTTCACCATCAATGCCCTGTATTACGATCCGGTCAGCGAGCGCATCCTCGATTACGCCAACGGCGTGCACGACATCCGCAACAACCTGATCCGCCTGATCGGCGACCCGACGCAGCGCTATCAGGAAGACCCGGTGCGCATGCTGCGCGCGGTACGGTTCGCCGCCAAGCTCAACTTCGGCATCGAGAAACACACGGCCGCGCCGATTCGCGAACTGGCACCGATGCTGCGGGAAATTCCGTCGGCTCGCTTGTTTGAAGAAGTGCTCAAGCTGTTCCTCTCGGGCTACGCGGCCGACACCTTTGAAATGCTCGTCGACCTGCAACTGTTTGATCCACTGTTCCCGGCCAGCGCCGAGGCCCTGGAATACAACCCGACGTATACCCATACCCTGATCAGCGAAGCGTTGGTCAATACCGACTTGCGCATCAAGCAGAACAAGCCGGTCACCCCGGCCTTCCTGTTTGCTGCGCTGTTGTGGCCGGCCCTGCCCAAGCGTGTACTGCGCTTGCAGGATCGCGGCATGCCGCCGATCCCCGCCATGCAGGAAGCCGCCCACGAATTGATCAGCGAGCAGTGCCAGCGCATCGCCATTCCGAAGCGCTTCACCCTGCCGATCCGCGAGATCTGGGACATGCAGGAGCGCCTGCCGCGTCGCAGCGGCAAACGCGCCGATCTGTTGCTGGAAAACCCGCGCTTCCGTGCCGGCTACGACTTCCTGCTGCTGCGCGAAAGCGCCGGCGAGCAGACCGACGGCCTGGGCGAATGGTGGACCGATTACCAGGATGCCAATGACAGCCAGCGCCGCGAGATGATTCGTGAACTCGGCAGCAAAGGCGACGGCACCGGCGAAGGGCCGAAAAAGCGTCGCCGCAGCTCCAGCAAGCGCAAACGCAGCGCCGCCGATGCCTCAGGCGCAACAGGCGAATAA
- the gluQRS gene encoding tRNA glutamyl-Q(34) synthetase GluQRS → MTASTYIGRFAPTPSGHLHFGSLVAALASYLDARANQGRWLMRMEDLDPPREEPGAQAAILHALESYGFEWDGELVRQSERHEAYAKVLNDLFNHGLAYACTCSRKQLEPYNGIYPGLCRNAGHDQQDAAIRLRVPELEYHFIDRVQGPFRQHLGRDAGDFVIRRRDGLYAYQLAVVLDDAWQGVTDIVRGADLLDSTPRQLYLQELLGLRQPRYLHVPLIVQPDGNKLGKSYRSPPLTADQATPLLLRALRALGQPAGNELLYARPRELLDWGIQQWDATLIPRTLTLAEAQLN, encoded by the coding sequence ATGACTGCCTCTACCTATATCGGGCGCTTCGCCCCCACGCCCAGCGGCCATTTGCACTTCGGCTCCCTGGTCGCCGCCCTCGCCTCCTACCTCGACGCCCGCGCCAATCAAGGCCGCTGGCTGATGCGCATGGAAGACCTCGATCCGCCCCGTGAAGAGCCCGGCGCCCAGGCGGCAATTCTGCATGCCCTGGAAAGCTACGGTTTTGAATGGGACGGCGAGTTGGTCCGGCAGAGCGAGCGACACGAGGCCTACGCCAAGGTGCTGAACGACCTGTTCAACCATGGCCTGGCCTACGCCTGCACCTGCTCGCGCAAACAGTTGGAGCCCTACAACGGGATTTACCCCGGACTTTGCCGCAATGCTGGCCACGACCAGCAAGATGCCGCCATCCGTCTGCGCGTGCCCGAGCTTGAATATCACTTTATCGACCGCGTGCAGGGCCCATTCCGACAACACCTGGGACGCGATGCGGGCGACTTCGTCATCCGCCGCCGCGATGGCCTGTACGCCTATCAATTGGCCGTGGTCCTGGATGACGCCTGGCAAGGGGTTACCGACATCGTGCGCGGTGCCGACCTGCTCGATTCCACGCCACGCCAGCTCTACCTGCAGGAATTGCTCGGCCTGCGCCAGCCGCGTTATCTGCATGTGCCGCTGATCGTCCAGCCGGACGGTAACAAGCTGGGCAAGTCGTACCGTTCGCCACCGCTGACCGCGGACCAGGCCACACCGCTGCTGCTCAGAGCCCTGCGCGCCCTTGGCCAGCCGGCCGGCAACGAGCTGCTTTACGCACGCCCCAGGGAACTGCTGGATTGGGGCATCCAGCAATGGGATGCCACATTGATCCCGCGCACACTCACGCTGGCCGAAGCGCAATTGAACTGA